One window from the genome of Streptomyces cadmiisoli encodes:
- a CDS encoding NAD-dependent epimerase/dehydratase family protein — protein MSVAVTGCQGYLGSAVVEHLRHGGTACRSGLGRLQELRPGSVDSRAVIHCAGALRSRPAPEIWHANVVCLTPLLRAIDPDCVVVLASSRAAAAPPNEQDLYGRSKNAAEQIADQHPGPVRIVRLTVLAGPSPAGLGDSFVSRMTDAALRTGAIRIPADERTVDFLDVREAAAVMAGLTDPARPWPDAEPVDATSGPLELTAVARATAEAVQEATGRRVRVVRTGLPAGSRQPPADPTRWARLRTAAGVTPRAPLSTIRDTVRARVRAGELSTL, from the coding sequence ATGAGTGTGGCGGTGACGGGCTGCCAGGGGTATCTCGGCAGCGCGGTGGTGGAGCATCTGCGACACGGGGGCACGGCATGCCGGTCCGGTCTCGGCAGACTCCAGGAGTTACGGCCCGGTTCCGTCGACAGCCGTGCCGTCATCCACTGCGCGGGCGCGCTGCGGTCCCGGCCCGCTCCGGAGATCTGGCACGCCAACGTCGTCTGTCTGACGCCGCTGCTCCGCGCGATCGACCCTGACTGCGTCGTGGTCCTCGCCTCCTCCCGTGCCGCCGCCGCTCCGCCGAACGAACAGGACCTCTACGGGCGCAGCAAGAACGCCGCCGAGCAGATCGCCGACCAGCACCCCGGACCGGTGCGCATCGTTCGCCTGACGGTTCTGGCGGGCCCCTCTCCCGCGGGCCTGGGAGATTCCTTCGTCAGCCGGATGACGGACGCGGCGCTGCGCACGGGAGCGATCCGGATCCCCGCGGACGAGCGCACCGTCGACTTCCTGGACGTCCGTGAGGCGGCCGCTGTCATGGCCGGGCTCACGGACCCGGCGCGGCCGTGGCCGGACGCAGAACCCGTGGACGCCACGTCCGGCCCACTGGAACTGACGGCGGTCGCCCGTGCAACGGCCGAGGCGGTGCAGGAAGCGACCGGGCGCCGCGTCCGCGTCGTACGGACCGGGCTGCCGGCCGGCAGCCGACAGCCGCCGGCCGATCCGACCCGGTGGGCGCGGCTGCGGACCGCCGCCGGGGTGACACCCCGCGCGCCGCTTTCCACCATCCGTGACACCGTCCGCGCACGTGTGCGCGCTGGGGAGCTGAGCACACTGTGA
- a CDS encoding mycothione reductase: MRHYDLVLLGAGSGNMVLTAELAHLRTAIVEPDRFGGTCLNRGCIPSKMFVVTADAAEGAREAARLGVHAGVERVDWKAIRDRIFHRIDPLHDSAVDYRRANGIDVFTEPGRFIAPKVVLAGSEEITADTFVVSVGSRPTVPDIPGLDGVPYHTSDTVMRIDDLPASMAVIGGGFIAAEFGHVFSSFGTDLTIVQRGPRLLMAEDEQVSARFTELVSRRHRVLLDAAVTSVERRADGVALTVTCPGGDQVVEAETLLVCVGRRPNTDRLDAAAGGLALDEHGHIVTDDAYRTSVPGVWALGDAVNHFQLKHMANAESRVVQHNLLHPQDVKTLSNRVAPHAVFTSPQIASVGLTEQEARRRKIEYLVSVRDYADAAYGWALEDTTSFVKVLANPVDRTILGAHIIGPQAATLIQPLIQAMSLGQTADQVARDVLYIHPALTEAVEQALLDL, translated from the coding sequence GTGCGGCATTACGATCTTGTGCTCCTCGGGGCGGGCAGCGGCAACATGGTGCTCACCGCGGAACTCGCCCATCTGCGCACCGCCATCGTCGAACCCGACCGCTTCGGCGGCACGTGCCTGAACCGGGGCTGCATTCCGAGCAAGATGTTCGTCGTCACCGCCGACGCGGCCGAGGGTGCGCGGGAGGCGGCACGGCTCGGTGTCCACGCCGGCGTCGAGCGCGTCGACTGGAAGGCCATCCGCGACAGGATCTTCCACCGCATCGACCCACTGCACGACAGCGCGGTCGACTACCGCAGGGCGAACGGGATCGACGTGTTCACGGAACCGGGCAGATTCATCGCCCCGAAGGTGGTGCTCGCCGGATCCGAGGAGATCACCGCCGACACGTTCGTGGTGTCCGTCGGCTCACGGCCCACGGTGCCCGACATCCCCGGACTCGACGGCGTGCCGTACCACACCTCCGACACCGTCATGCGGATCGACGATCTGCCCGCGTCCATGGCCGTCATCGGCGGCGGTTTCATCGCCGCCGAGTTCGGCCATGTGTTCAGCTCGTTCGGTACGGATCTCACGATCGTGCAGCGCGGGCCCCGTCTGCTGATGGCGGAGGACGAACAGGTGTCGGCGCGGTTCACCGAACTCGTGTCGCGCAGACATCGCGTGCTCCTCGACGCCGCCGTCACCTCAGTCGAACGGCGTGCCGACGGGGTGGCGCTCACCGTGACCTGCCCGGGCGGCGACCAGGTCGTGGAGGCGGAGACGCTGCTGGTGTGCGTCGGCCGCCGGCCCAACACCGACCGTCTCGACGCGGCCGCCGGCGGACTGGCGCTCGACGAGCACGGCCACATCGTGACCGACGACGCCTACCGGACGTCGGTGCCGGGAGTGTGGGCGCTGGGCGACGCGGTGAACCACTTCCAGCTCAAGCACATGGCGAACGCCGAGTCGCGGGTCGTGCAGCACAACCTGCTCCACCCGCAGGACGTGAAGACCCTGTCGAACCGGGTCGCGCCGCACGCGGTCTTCACCAGCCCGCAGATCGCCAGTGTCGGACTGACCGAGCAGGAGGCGCGCCGGCGGAAGATCGAGTACCTGGTGAGCGTGCGTGACTACGCGGACGCCGCGTACGGATGGGCCCTGGAGGACACCACCAGCTTCGTGAAGGTCCTGGCGAATCCGGTCGACCGCACCATCCTGGGCGCGCACATCATCGGGCCGCAGGCCGCGACCCTCATCCAGCCGCTGATCCAGGCGATGTCACTGGGTCAGACAGCGGACCAGGTCGCCCGGGACGTGCTGTACATCCACCCCGCGCTGACGGAGGCCGTCGAACAGGCCCTGCTGGACCTGTAG
- a CDS encoding phytanoyl-CoA dioxygenase family protein — MNGLPRLAPREFGDVTRWSSLLRRYGLAVAPAWVTGGRLDLLLEEHRRAFASAVPRDTTAARMPDAQTGQGVGEVAYRPGLSSRALRLTTAAADAFPATQSFLRHSTLAAVAAAHLGEDASVNRFAYLTYDVAHDTPVTQLHYDRKHALKAYVCLTPALPEFGAPAFVPGSHDRCRKIREAHLAAGVPQDRLPITHGHHGHTPQSVTGPAGTLVLFDTDCLHQGGTVSAGNTRRVLRGHSHPAPRTRPDAPDSQDRSQ, encoded by the coding sequence GTGAACGGCCTTCCACGGCTCGCGCCACGGGAATTCGGCGACGTCACGCGTTGGTCGTCGCTGCTGCGCCGGTACGGGCTGGCCGTCGCGCCGGCCTGGGTGACGGGCGGCCGACTCGACCTGCTCCTCGAAGAACACCGACGGGCTTTCGCGTCCGCCGTACCCCGGGACACGACCGCGGCGCGGATGCCCGACGCACAGACCGGGCAAGGGGTCGGCGAAGTCGCCTATCGTCCCGGGCTGTCCTCCCGGGCCCTGCGCCTCACCACGGCGGCCGCCGATGCCTTTCCGGCGACTCAGTCGTTTCTGAGGCACTCGACACTGGCCGCGGTGGCGGCCGCTCATCTCGGCGAGGACGCCTCGGTCAACCGGTTCGCGTATCTGACGTACGACGTCGCGCACGACACCCCGGTCACACAGTTGCACTACGACCGCAAGCACGCCCTGAAGGCCTATGTGTGCCTGACTCCGGCGCTTCCCGAGTTCGGAGCCCCGGCTTTCGTACCCGGCTCGCACGATCGCTGCCGGAAAATCCGTGAAGCGCATCTGGCGGCCGGCGTTCCCCAGGACCGGTTGCCCATCACACACGGGCATCACGGTCACACACCACAGAGTGTGACCGGCCCGGCCGGAACACTGGTCCTCTTCGACACCGACTGCCTTCATCAGGGCGGCACCGTCTCCGCGGGCAACACGCGTCGTGTCCTGCGCGGCCATTCGCATCCGGCGCCGCGCACCCGCCCGGACGCACCGGACTCTCAGGACCGCTCGCAATAG